The following are encoded in a window of Streptomyces sp. Go-475 genomic DNA:
- a CDS encoding NADH-quinone oxidoreductase subunit G, whose translation MTVTTNAPAGGGEAAVPPEDLVTLTIDGIEISVPKGTLVIRAAEQLGIEIPRFCDHPLLDPAGACRQCIVEVEGQRKPMASCTITCTDGMVVKTHLTSPVAEKAQKGVMELLLINHPLDCPVCDKGGECPLQNQAMSHGDAESRFDGRKRTYEKPVPISTQVLLDRERCVLCARCTRFSNQVAGDPMIELIERGALQQVGTGEGDPFESYFSGNTIQICPVGALTSAAYRFRSRPFDLVSSPSVCEHCSGGCATRTDHRRGKVMRRLAALDPEVNEEWICDKGRFAFRYAQQRDRLETPLVRNAEGELEPASWPEALQIAAQGLLASRGRTGVLTGGRLTVEDAYAYSKFARVALDTNDIDFRARVHSGEEADFLAAQVAGRGRDLDGTGVTYTALEKAPAVLLVGFEAEEEAPGVFLRLRKAWRKHGQRTFSLATHATRGLEKAGGTLLPAAPGTETEWLDALASNVGLEGDGAAAAEALRAEGAVIVVGERLAAVAGGLTAAVRTAAATGARLVWIPRRAGERGAVEAGALPSLLPGGRPATDPRARDEVAAVWGVAGLPHRYGRDTGQIVEAAATGELQALLVAGVEIADLPDPARARAALDEVGFLVSLELRPSEISRKADVVLPVAAVAEKAGTFLNWEGRVRFFEAALKPDQMTRRLAPSDARVLQMLADAMDVHLGLPDLRTVRAEIDRLGAWDGPRAGEPLETAGPLPRPAAGEAVLAGHRLLLDQGVLQQGDEALAGTRHAARARVSAATAAEAGVKDGDLLAVTGPQGVAELPLQISDMPDRVVWLPLNSTGGGVASDTGARPGSLVRIGPATLAGEAPKEVEA comes from the coding sequence ATGACCGTGACCACCAACGCTCCCGCGGGTGGGGGAGAGGCGGCGGTCCCGCCGGAGGACCTCGTGACGCTGACGATCGACGGCATCGAGATCAGCGTGCCCAAGGGCACCCTGGTCATCCGGGCCGCCGAGCAGCTCGGCATCGAGATCCCCCGGTTCTGCGACCACCCCCTCCTGGACCCGGCCGGCGCCTGCCGCCAGTGCATCGTCGAGGTCGAGGGCCAGCGCAAGCCCATGGCGTCCTGCACCATCACCTGCACCGACGGCATGGTGGTGAAGACCCACCTGACCTCCCCGGTCGCGGAGAAGGCCCAGAAGGGTGTGATGGAGCTCCTGCTCATCAACCACCCGCTGGACTGCCCGGTCTGCGACAAGGGCGGCGAGTGCCCGCTGCAGAACCAGGCCATGTCGCACGGCGACGCCGAGTCCCGCTTCGACGGCCGCAAGCGGACGTACGAGAAGCCCGTCCCGATCTCCACGCAGGTGCTGCTCGACCGTGAGCGGTGCGTGCTGTGCGCCCGCTGCACCCGGTTCTCCAACCAGGTCGCGGGCGACCCGATGATCGAGCTGATCGAGCGGGGCGCGCTCCAGCAGGTCGGCACCGGCGAGGGCGACCCGTTCGAGTCGTACTTCTCCGGCAACACCATCCAGATCTGCCCCGTGGGAGCGCTGACCTCGGCGGCGTACCGATTCCGCTCCCGCCCCTTCGACCTGGTCTCCTCCCCGTCGGTGTGCGAACACTGCTCCGGCGGCTGCGCCACCCGCACCGACCACCGGCGCGGCAAGGTGATGCGGCGGCTCGCGGCCCTCGACCCCGAGGTCAACGAGGAGTGGATCTGCGACAAGGGGCGGTTCGCCTTCCGGTACGCCCAGCAGCGCGACCGGTTGGAGACGCCGCTGGTGCGCAACGCCGAGGGCGAGCTGGAACCGGCCTCCTGGCCCGAGGCGCTGCAGATCGCGGCCCAGGGGCTGCTGGCCTCCCGGGGCCGCACCGGCGTGCTGACCGGCGGCCGCCTCACCGTCGAGGACGCCTACGCGTACAGCAAGTTCGCGCGCGTGGCGCTCGACACCAACGACATCGACTTCCGCGCGCGCGTGCACAGCGGCGAGGAGGCCGACTTCCTCGCCGCCCAGGTCGCCGGACGCGGCCGGGACCTCGACGGCACGGGCGTCACGTACACCGCGCTGGAGAAGGCACCGGCCGTCCTGCTGGTCGGGTTCGAGGCGGAGGAGGAGGCGCCCGGCGTCTTCCTGCGGCTGCGCAAGGCCTGGCGCAAGCACGGGCAGCGGACCTTCTCGCTCGCCACGCACGCCACCCGGGGTCTGGAGAAGGCCGGCGGCACGCTGCTGCCGGCGGCTCCCGGCACCGAGACCGAGTGGCTGGACGCGCTCGCGAGCAACGTCGGTCTGGAGGGTGACGGCGCTGCCGCCGCCGAGGCGCTGCGCGCCGAGGGCGCGGTGATCGTCGTCGGCGAGCGGCTGGCCGCGGTGGCCGGTGGCCTGACGGCCGCCGTCCGCACGGCCGCCGCGACCGGCGCCCGGCTGGTGTGGATCCCGCGCCGGGCCGGGGAGCGCGGTGCCGTCGAGGCGGGTGCGCTGCCGTCGCTGCTGCCGGGCGGGCGTCCGGCCACCGACCCGCGCGCGCGGGACGAGGTCGCCGCCGTCTGGGGCGTCGCCGGCCTGCCGCACCGCTACGGCCGCGACACCGGCCAGATCGTGGAGGCCGCCGCGACCGGTGAACTCCAGGCCCTGCTGGTGGCGGGCGTGGAGATCGCCGACCTGCCCGACCCGGCACGCGCGCGTGCCGCGCTCGACGAGGTCGGCTTCCTGGTCTCGCTCGAACTGCGGCCCAGTGAGATCTCCCGCAAGGCCGACGTGGTCCTGCCCGTCGCCGCGGTCGCCGAGAAGGCCGGCACCTTCCTCAACTGGGAAGGCCGGGTCCGCTTCTTCGAGGCGGCGCTCAAGCCCGACCAGATGACCCGCCGTCTCGCGCCCAGCGACGCGCGCGTGCTGCAGATGCTCGCGGACGCCATGGACGTCCACCTGGGGCTGCCGGACCTGCGCACCGTGCGGGCCGAGATCGACCGGCTCGGCGCCTGGGACGGCCCGCGAGCCGGTGAACCCCTGGAGACCGCGGGCCCGCTGCCCCGGCCGGCCGCGGGGGAGGCCGTGCTCGCCGGACACCGGCTGCTGCTCGACCAGGGCGTCCTCCAGCAGGGCGACGAGGCACTCGCCGGAACCCGGCACGCCGCACGCGCGCGTGTGTCGGCCGCCACGGCGGCCGAGGCGGGCGTCAAGGACGGCGACCTCCTGGCGGTGACGGGCCCCCAGGGCGTCGCCGAACTGCCGCTGCAGATCAGTGACATGCCCGACCGGGTGGTGTGGCTCCCGCTCAACTCCACCGGCGGCGGCGTCGCCTCCGACACCGGGGCGCGGCCCGGCTCCCTCGTCCGCATCGGCCCGGCGACGCTCGCCGGCGAGGCCCCCAAGGAGGTGGAGGCATGA
- a CDS encoding NADH-quinone oxidoreductase subunit A has product MNAYAPILVLGALGAGFAIFSVVMATLIGPKRYNRAKLEAYECGIEPTPTPAGGGRFPIKYYLTAMLFIIFDIEIVFLYPWAVTFDALGIFGLVEMLLFVLTVFVAYAYVWRRGGLEWD; this is encoded by the coding sequence GTGAACGCTTATGCGCCCATCCTCGTACTGGGAGCCCTCGGGGCAGGCTTTGCGATCTTCTCCGTGGTCATGGCCACGTTGATCGGGCCCAAGCGGTACAACCGGGCCAAGCTCGAGGCCTACGAGTGCGGTATCGAGCCGACCCCCACGCCGGCCGGCGGCGGGCGCTTCCCCATCAAGTACTACCTGACGGCGATGCTCTTCATCATCTTCGATATCGAGATCGTCTTCCTCTACCCCTGGGCCGTCACCTTCGACGCCCTGGGGATTTTCGGGCTCGTGGAGATGCTGCTCTTCGTGCTCACCGTCTTCGTCGCGTACGCGTACGTGTGGCGGCGCGGCGGCCTGGAATGGGACTGA
- a CDS encoding NADH-quinone oxidoreductase subunit C — protein MSDANGNGVNPEKDLSASNLPGQRGQGGEEIRVQRGMFGANNGGDTSGYGGLVRSVRLPGPANRPYGGWFDEVADELEGALEEQGLLPENAIEKTVVDRDELTFHIEREHLVRVARTLRDDPALRFELCTGVSGVHYPNDKGRELHAVYHLRSITHNRVIRLEVSAPDSDPHIPSLFEVYPTNDWHERETYDFFGIVFDGHPALTRIMMPDDWQGFPQRKDYPLGGIPVEYKGAQIPAPDQRRSYS, from the coding sequence GTGAGCGACGCGAACGGCAACGGGGTCAACCCCGAGAAGGACCTGTCGGCCTCCAACCTCCCCGGCCAGCGCGGCCAGGGCGGCGAGGAGATCCGCGTCCAGCGCGGCATGTTCGGCGCGAACAACGGCGGCGACACCTCCGGCTACGGCGGCCTGGTCCGCTCGGTCCGGCTCCCGGGACCGGCGAACCGCCCCTACGGCGGCTGGTTCGACGAGGTCGCCGACGAACTGGAGGGCGCCCTGGAGGAACAGGGACTGCTCCCCGAGAACGCCATCGAGAAGACGGTCGTCGACCGCGACGAGCTGACCTTCCACATCGAGCGCGAGCACCTGGTCCGCGTCGCCCGCACCCTGCGCGACGACCCGGCCCTGCGCTTCGAGCTGTGCACCGGCGTCAGCGGCGTCCACTACCCGAACGACAAGGGGCGCGAGCTGCACGCCGTCTACCACCTGCGCTCGATCACCCACAACCGGGTGATCCGCCTGGAGGTCAGCGCCCCCGACAGCGACCCGCACATCCCGTCGCTGTTCGAGGTCTATCCGACGAACGACTGGCACGAGCGCGAGACGTACGACTTCTTCGGCATCGTCTTCGACGGCCACCCCGCCCTGACGCGGATCATGATGCCGGACGACTGGCAGGGCTTTCCGCAGCGCAAGGACTACCCCCTCGGCGGCATCCCCGTCGAGTACAAGGGCGCCCAGATCCCGGCTCCGGACCAGCGGAGGTCGTACTCATGA
- a CDS encoding NADH-quinone oxidoreductase subunit B, translated as MGLEEKLPSGFLLTTVEQAAGWVRKASVFPATFGLACCAIEMMTTGAGRYDLARFGMEVFRGSPRQADLMIVAGRVSQKMAPVLRQVYDQMPNPKWVISMGVCASSGGMFNNYAIVQGVDHIVPVDIYLPGCPPRPEMLMDAILKLHQKIQSSKLGVNAEEAAREAEEAALKALPTIEMKGLLR; from the coding sequence ATGGGACTCGAAGAAAAGCTGCCGAGCGGCTTCCTGCTGACCACCGTCGAGCAGGCCGCGGGCTGGGTGCGCAAGGCGTCGGTCTTCCCCGCCACGTTCGGCCTCGCCTGCTGCGCCATCGAGATGATGACCACCGGCGCCGGCCGCTACGACCTGGCGCGCTTCGGCATGGAGGTCTTCCGGGGCTCGCCGCGCCAGGCGGACCTGATGATCGTCGCCGGCCGGGTCAGCCAGAAGATGGCGCCGGTGCTGCGGCAGGTCTACGACCAGATGCCGAACCCCAAGTGGGTGATCTCCATGGGGGTCTGCGCCTCCTCCGGCGGCATGTTCAACAACTACGCCATCGTCCAGGGCGTCGACCACATCGTGCCGGTCGACATCTACCTCCCCGGCTGCCCGCCACGGCCGGAGATGCTGATGGACGCCATCCTCAAGCTCCACCAGAAGATCCAGTCCTCCAAGCTCGGCGTGAACGCCGAGGAGGCGGCCCGCGAGGCGGAGGAGGCGGCGCTCAAGGCCCTCCCCACGATCGAGATGAAGGGGCTGCTGCGGTGA
- the nuoI gene encoding NADH-quinone oxidoreductase subunit NuoI: MAEELERSQAEEPKDTKPGFMNPVAGFGVTFKAMFKKRLTEQYPEQQKTTAPRFHGRHQLNRHPDGLEKCVGCELCAWACPADAIYVEGADNTDEERYSPGERYGRVYQINYARCILCGLCIEACPTRALTMTNEFELADSSRANLIYTKEQLLAGLEEGMVDTPHAIYPGTDEQDYYRGLVTEAAPGTERQVAHSKGEVVQEADSTFGGTEPASEKVIGR, from the coding sequence ATGGCTGAGGAACTCGAGCGTTCGCAGGCCGAGGAACCGAAGGACACCAAGCCCGGTTTCATGAACCCGGTGGCCGGCTTCGGCGTGACCTTCAAGGCCATGTTCAAGAAGCGGCTGACCGAGCAGTACCCGGAGCAGCAGAAGACCACGGCTCCCCGCTTCCACGGACGGCACCAGCTCAACCGCCATCCGGACGGCCTGGAGAAGTGCGTCGGCTGCGAACTGTGCGCGTGGGCCTGCCCCGCCGACGCCATCTACGTCGAGGGCGCGGACAACACCGACGAGGAGCGCTACTCGCCGGGCGAGCGGTACGGCCGCGTCTACCAGATCAACTACGCCCGCTGCATCCTGTGCGGCCTGTGCATCGAGGCGTGCCCCACGCGCGCGCTGACGATGACGAACGAGTTCGAGCTGGCCGACTCCAGCCGCGCCAACCTCATCTACACCAAGGAGCAGCTGCTCGCCGGTCTTGAGGAGGGCATGGTCGACACGCCCCACGCCATCTACCCGGGCACGGACGAACAGGACTACTACCGGGGCCTGGTGACCGAAGCCGCCCCGGGTACGGAGCGCCAGGTCGCGCACTCCAAGGGCGAGGTGGTGCAGGAGGCCGACTCGACCTTCGGCGGGACGGAACCGGCGTCGGAGAAGGTGATCGGCCGATGA
- the nuoF gene encoding NADH-quinone oxidoreductase subunit NuoF, which yields MMTLAPELKDMSPEKLLAPVLSAFWDEDRSWTLDVYRRHDGYEGLRKALAMSPDDVIAYVKESGLRGRGGAGFPTGMKWQFIPQGDGKPHYLVVNADESEPGTCKDIPLLFANPHSLIEGMIIACYAIRSSHAFIYLRGEVVPVLRRLHSAVREAYEAGFLGENILGSGLDLDITVHAGAGAYICGEETALLDSLEGRRGQPRLRPPFPAVAGLYACPTVVNNVESIASVPAIMHRGKEWFRSMGSEKSPGFTLYSLSGHVANPGQYEAPLGITLRQLLDMSGGMRPGHRLKFWTPGGSSTPMFTDEHLDVPLDYEGVGAAGSMLGTKALQCFDETTCVVRAVTRWTEFYAHESCGKCTPCREGTYWLVQLLRDIEAGKGQLSDLDKLNDIADNINGKSFCALGDGAASPIFSSLKYFREEYEQHITGRGCPFDPAKSTAWADRTEVNA from the coding sequence GTGATGACCTTGGCACCCGAGCTGAAAGACATGAGCCCCGAGAAGCTGCTCGCACCGGTGCTCTCGGCCTTCTGGGACGAGGACAGGTCCTGGACGCTGGACGTGTACCGAAGGCACGACGGCTACGAGGGGCTTCGCAAGGCGCTCGCCATGTCGCCGGACGACGTGATCGCGTACGTCAAGGAGTCCGGTCTGCGCGGGCGCGGCGGCGCGGGATTCCCCACCGGGATGAAGTGGCAGTTCATCCCGCAGGGAGATGGAAAGCCGCACTATCTAGTTGTCAACGCCGACGAGTCGGAGCCGGGGACGTGCAAGGACATCCCGCTCCTCTTCGCGAACCCGCACAGCCTCATCGAGGGCATGATCATCGCGTGTTACGCCATCAGGTCTTCGCATGCCTTCATCTATCTGCGTGGTGAAGTCGTCCCAGTGCTGCGGCGGTTGCACTCTGCCGTGCGCGAGGCGTACGAGGCGGGCTTCCTCGGCGAGAACATCCTGGGCAGCGGACTCGACCTCGACATCACCGTGCACGCGGGCGCGGGCGCGTACATCTGCGGTGAGGAGACCGCACTGCTCGACTCGCTCGAAGGCCGCCGGGGTCAACCGCGGCTCCGTCCCCCCTTCCCTGCTGTCGCGGGCCTCTATGCCTGCCCGACTGTGGTGAACAACGTCGAGTCGATCGCTTCGGTTCCCGCGATCATGCATCGGGGCAAGGAATGGTTCCGGTCGATGGGGAGTGAGAAGTCGCCCGGCTTCACGCTCTACTCCCTCTCCGGCCATGTCGCCAATCCCGGTCAGTACGAGGCGCCGCTCGGGATCACGCTCCGCCAGCTGCTCGACATGAGCGGGGGCATGCGCCCCGGGCACCGCCTCAAGTTCTGGACGCCGGGCGGCTCCTCGACCCCGATGTTCACCGACGAGCACCTCGACGTCCCTCTTGATTACGAAGGAGTGGGCGCCGCGGGTTCCATGCTCGGCACAAAAGCCCTGCAGTGCTTCGACGAGACGACCTGCGTGGTCCGTGCCGTCACGCGCTGGACCGAGTTCTACGCCCACGAGTCCTGCGGCAAGTGCACGCCCTGCCGCGAAGGGACCTACTGGCTCGTGCAGCTGCTGCGCGACATCGAGGCCGGCAAGGGACAGCTGTCCGACCTCGACAAGCTGAACGACATCGCCGACAACATCAACGGCAAGTCCTTCTGCGCCCTCGGCGACGGCGCCGCCTCGCCGATCTTCTCCTCGCTCAAGTACTTCCGCGAGGAGTACGAGCAGCACATCACGGGCCGGGGCTGCCCCTTCGACCCGGCCAAGTCGACGGCCTGGGCCGACCGCACGGAGGTGAACGCATGA
- the nuoH gene encoding NADH-quinone oxidoreductase subunit NuoH yields MSPYLAAEDLSMFGTDPWWLVVIKAVFCFAFLMVTVLVSIVMERKVVAWMQLRIGPNRHGPWGMLQSLADGIKLMLKEDVVVKRADKAVYVLAPIVAAIPAFMAIAVIPFGPAGNEISIFGHRTTMQLTDLPIAMLYILAVASVGIYGIVLAGWSSGSTYPLLGGLRSCAQMISYEIAMGAAFASVFLYSGSMSTSTIVEGQTDRWYILLLPVSFIIYIVTMVGETNRAPFDMPESEGDLVGGFNTEYSSIKFAMFMLAEYVNMVTVSAVATTLFLGGWRAPWPVSTFWEGANHGWWPLLWFTVKVQLLLFMFIWIRGTLPRVRYDQLMKLGWKVLIPVSLVWLMLVASVRAFRNEGYDFADIALYVGGGVLAVLLLSFVADMFREKAKQAEPPAEPPAAFDPMAGGFPVPPLPGQELPPVPRRRSRRERELIVSGAPDTQSDGPLGGSTDGKEASDG; encoded by the coding sequence ATGAGTCCGTACCTCGCCGCTGAAGACCTCTCGATGTTCGGCACCGACCCCTGGTGGCTGGTCGTCATCAAGGCGGTGTTCTGCTTCGCCTTCCTGATGGTGACCGTGCTCGTCTCCATCGTCATGGAGCGCAAGGTCGTCGCCTGGATGCAGCTGCGCATCGGACCCAACCGGCACGGCCCCTGGGGCATGCTCCAGTCGCTCGCCGACGGCATCAAGCTGATGCTGAAGGAGGACGTCGTCGTCAAGCGCGCGGACAAGGCGGTGTACGTCCTCGCGCCGATCGTCGCGGCCATCCCGGCCTTCATGGCGATCGCGGTGATCCCCTTCGGTCCGGCCGGCAACGAGATCTCGATCTTCGGCCACCGCACCACGATGCAGCTCACCGACCTGCCGATCGCGATGCTCTACATCCTCGCGGTCGCCTCGGTCGGCATCTACGGCATCGTGCTGGCGGGCTGGAGTTCCGGCTCGACCTACCCGCTGCTGGGCGGCCTGCGCTCCTGCGCGCAGATGATCTCCTACGAGATCGCGATGGGCGCCGCCTTCGCCTCCGTGTTCCTCTACTCGGGGTCGATGTCGACATCCACGATCGTCGAGGGGCAGACCGACCGCTGGTACATCCTGCTGCTGCCGGTCTCCTTCATCATCTACATCGTCACGATGGTCGGCGAGACCAACCGCGCACCCTTCGACATGCCGGAGTCCGAGGGCGACCTGGTGGGCGGCTTCAACACCGAGTACTCGTCGATCAAGTTCGCGATGTTCATGCTCGCCGAGTACGTCAACATGGTGACCGTCTCGGCCGTCGCCACCACGCTCTTCCTCGGCGGCTGGCGGGCCCCCTGGCCCGTCAGCACCTTCTGGGAAGGCGCCAACCACGGCTGGTGGCCGCTGCTGTGGTTCACCGTCAAGGTGCAGCTGCTGCTGTTCATGTTCATCTGGATCCGCGGCACCCTCCCGCGCGTCCGCTACGACCAGCTGATGAAGCTCGGCTGGAAGGTCCTCATCCCGGTCTCGCTGGTGTGGCTGATGCTCGTCGCGAGCGTCCGGGCCTTCCGGAACGAGGGCTACGACTTCGCCGACATCGCCCTCTACGTCGGCGGCGGCGTCCTCGCCGTGCTGCTGCTCTCCTTCGTCGCCGACATGTTCCGCGAGAAGGCGAAGCAGGCCGAACCGCCGGCCGAGCCCCCGGCCGCCTTCGACCCGATGGCGGGCGGATTCCCCGTACCGCCCCTGCCGGGACAGGAACTTCCGCCCGTCCCGCGACGCCGCTCGCGCCGTGAGCGGGAGCTGATTGTCAGTGGTGCCCCCGATACTCAGAGTGACGGACCTCTGGGCGGATCTACGGATGGAAAGGAGGCGTCCGATGGCTGA
- a CDS encoding NADH-quinone oxidoreductase subunit J — protein MTAQLAAYSTSTGEAVQFWILGTVAVIGALCTVFMKRAVHSALCLAGTMIILAVFYLANGAYFLGVVQIVVYTGAIMMLFLFVVMLVGVTAADSLKETIKGQRWLALLCGLGFGVLLIAGIGNASLKEFNGIGQANAGGNVEGIAALLFTRYVFAFEITGALLITAAVGAMVLTHRERTERAKTQRELSEERVRAGKQLPPLPAPGVYARHNAVDIAGLLPDGTPSDLTVSKTLRERGQIRDVSQEALNDLKALEQRAEERLERKAIEPATFKRPEEASK, from the coding sequence ATGACCGCCCAGCTCGCCGCCTACTCCACTTCCACCGGAGAGGCCGTCCAGTTCTGGATCCTCGGCACGGTCGCGGTGATCGGCGCCCTGTGCACCGTCTTCATGAAGAGGGCCGTGCACAGCGCCCTCTGCCTCGCCGGGACCATGATCATCCTGGCGGTGTTCTACCTCGCCAACGGCGCCTACTTCCTGGGCGTCGTCCAGATCGTCGTCTACACCGGCGCGATCATGATGCTGTTCCTGTTCGTGGTGATGCTCGTCGGCGTCACCGCGGCGGACTCCCTGAAGGAGACCATCAAGGGCCAGCGCTGGCTCGCCCTGCTGTGCGGACTCGGCTTCGGCGTCCTGCTGATCGCCGGGATCGGCAACGCCTCCCTGAAGGAGTTCAACGGCATCGGCCAGGCGAACGCCGGCGGGAACGTGGAGGGCATCGCCGCCCTCCTCTTCACCCGGTACGTCTTCGCGTTCGAGATCACCGGCGCCCTGCTCATCACGGCCGCCGTCGGCGCCATGGTGCTCACCCACCGCGAGCGCACCGAGCGCGCCAAGACGCAGCGCGAACTCTCCGAGGAGCGGGTCCGCGCGGGCAAGCAACTGCCGCCCCTGCCGGCCCCTGGTGTCTACGCCCGGCACAACGCGGTCGACATCGCGGGCCTGCTGCCCGACGGCACCCCCTCCGACCTCACGGTCAGCAAGACCCTGCGCGAGCGGGGCCAGATCCGGGACGTGTCGCAGGAGGCGCTCAACGACCTGAAGGCCCTGGAGCAGCGTGCCGAGGAGCGCCTGGAGCGGAAGGCCATCGAGCCGGCCACGTTCAAGCGGCCCGAGGAGGCGTCGAAGTGA
- the nuoE gene encoding NADH-quinone oxidoreductase subunit NuoE encodes MTTSSSERGVSLGMPELPAPAYPDDVRARLESDAREVIARYPDSRSALLPLLHLVQSEEGHVTRTGMRFCADMLGLTTAEVTAVATFYTMYRRRPSGDYQVGVCTNTLCAVMGGDAIFEELQEHLGVGNGETTDDGKVTLEHIECNAACDFAPVVMVNWEFFDNQTPSSAKRLVDDLRAGRPVAPTRGAPLCTFKETARILAGFPDERDGAVESGGSAGPASLVGLKLAKGEGAPARVVHPRGETARTDAPHDPSPTEHLSSHDAPQDTSASDPAHPAGPVAEEGE; translated from the coding sequence GTGACCACCTCTTCTTCCGAGCGGGGCGTCAGCCTGGGCATGCCCGAACTGCCCGCACCCGCCTACCCGGACGACGTCCGGGCCCGGCTGGAGTCGGACGCGCGCGAGGTCATCGCCCGCTACCCGGACTCCCGGTCCGCCCTCCTGCCCCTGCTGCACCTCGTGCAGTCCGAGGAAGGGCACGTGACCCGCACCGGCATGCGGTTCTGCGCGGACATGCTCGGCCTGACCACGGCCGAGGTCACCGCCGTCGCCACCTTCTACACCATGTACCGGCGCCGGCCGAGCGGTGACTACCAGGTCGGGGTGTGCACCAACACCCTGTGCGCCGTCATGGGCGGGGACGCGATCTTCGAGGAGCTCCAGGAGCACCTCGGCGTCGGCAACGGCGAGACCACCGACGACGGCAAGGTCACCCTGGAGCACATCGAGTGCAACGCGGCCTGCGACTTCGCGCCGGTCGTGATGGTCAACTGGGAGTTCTTCGACAACCAGACCCCCAGCAGCGCCAAGCGCCTCGTCGACGACCTGCGCGCGGGACGGCCGGTCGCGCCCACGCGCGGGGCGCCCCTGTGCACCTTCAAGGAGACCGCCCGGATCCTGGCCGGTTTCCCCGACGAGCGGGACGGGGCCGTCGAGTCCGGGGGGAGCGCGGGACCCGCCTCCCTGGTCGGCCTGAAGCTCGCCAAGGGGGAGGGCGCTCCCGCCCGGGTGGTGCACCCGCGCGGCGAGACGGCCCGGACCGATGCGCCGCACGACCCGTCACCGACGGAGCACTTGAGCTCGCACGACGCGCCGCAGGACACGTCGGCCTCCGACCCCGCCCACCCGGCCGGGCCTGTCGCCGAGGAGGGGGAGTGA
- a CDS encoding NADH-quinone oxidoreductase subunit D produces MSTSHASPRETTEGTVYTVTGGDWDEVVQSAARADDERIVVNMGPQHPSTHGVLRLILEIEGETVTEARCGIGYLHTGIEKNLEYRTWTQGTTFVTRMDYLTPFFNETAYCLGVEKLLGIEDQIPDRASIIRVLLMELNRLSSHLVCIATGGMELGATTIMIYGFRDRELILDIYELITGLRMNHAYIRPGGLAQDLPPGAVDQIREFVKKMKKNLPEYDKLATGNPIFKARMQDIGYLDLAGCMALGATGPILRSTGLPHDLRKAQPYCGYETYDFDVPTADTCDAYGRFLIRLEEMRQSLRIIEQCLDRLQPGPVMVADKKIAWPAQLALGPDGLGNSLDHIKKIMGTSMEALIHHFKLVTEGFRVPPGQAYTAVESPKGELGVHVVSDGGTRPYRVHFRDPSFTNLQAMAAMCEGGQVADVIVAVASIDPVMGGVDR; encoded by the coding sequence ATGAGCACTTCCCACGCCTCCCCTCGGGAGACCACCGAGGGCACCGTGTACACGGTCACCGGCGGCGACTGGGACGAGGTCGTCCAGTCCGCGGCCCGGGCCGACGACGAGCGCATCGTCGTCAACATGGGCCCGCAGCACCCGTCCACGCACGGCGTGCTCCGCCTGATCCTGGAGATCGAGGGCGAGACCGTCACCGAGGCCCGCTGCGGCATCGGTTATCTGCACACCGGCATCGAGAAGAACCTCGAGTACCGGACGTGGACGCAGGGCACCACGTTCGTGACGCGCATGGACTACCTGACGCCGTTCTTCAACGAGACGGCGTACTGCCTCGGCGTCGAGAAGCTCCTCGGCATCGAGGACCAGATCCCGGACCGCGCCTCGATCATCCGCGTGCTCCTGATGGAGCTGAACCGCCTCTCCTCGCACCTGGTGTGCATCGCCACCGGCGGCATGGAGCTCGGCGCCACGACGATCATGATCTACGGATTCCGTGATCGTGAACTCATTCTCGACATCTACGAGCTGATCACCGGCCTGCGGATGAACCACGCGTACATCCGCCCCGGCGGCCTCGCCCAGGACCTGCCGCCCGGCGCCGTGGACCAGATCCGCGAGTTCGTGAAGAAGATGAAGAAGAACCTCCCGGAGTACGACAAGCTCGCCACCGGGAACCCCATCTTCAAGGCCCGCATGCAGGACATCGGCTACCTCGACCTGGCCGGCTGCATGGCCCTCGGCGCCACCGGCCCGATCCTGCGCTCCACCGGCCTGCCGCACGACCTGCGCAAGGCCCAGCCGTACTGCGGCTACGAGACGTACGACTTCGACGTCCCGACCGCCGACACCTGCGACGCCTACGGCCGCTTCCTGATCCGGCTGGAGGAGATGCGCCAGTCGCTCAGGATCATCGAGCAGTGCCTGGACCGGCTGCAGCCCGGCCCGGTCATGGTCGCCGACAAGAAGATCGCCTGGCCGGCCCAGCTCGCCCTGGGACCGGACGGGCTCGGCAACTCCCTCGACCACATCAAGAAGATCATGGGCACCTCCATGGAGGCCCTGATCCACCACTTCAAGCTGGTCACCGAGGGCTTCCGCGTCCCGCCGGGACAGGCGTACACGGCGGTCGAGTCGCCGAAGGGCGAGCTCGGGGTGCACGTCGTGTCCGACGGCGGCACCCGCCCCTACCGGGTCCACTTCCGCGACCCGTCCTTCACCAACCTGCAGGCCATGGCGGCGATGTGCGAAGGCGGCCAGGTCGCCGACGTCATCGTCGCCGTCGCGTCCATCGACCCCGTGATGGGAGGCGTCGACCGGTGA